ACTCCAGAGCGCATATGAAGCAGTTTTCCCGCCACGGAAGCCGCCAACTCTTTTCCGTTGAAACTGGATTTACAAGATTATCAAGATATAATGTCTGCCCGAGCCATGAGCTGATTGCGCAATAGCATGCAATCATTAACGACTTGTGTACTTAGCGATAAAAGACATAGGAAGCGGGTAGTGATAGTAGAACACACTGGATGAATGTGGCAGCCTacatcaatctcaatcaTGTTGAATagttggaagaaaaaagatacTTGTCCCTCAGCCATGTGAAGCTGTCCTCATTGGCAATTACGAGGTCCAACTGATAAACAGGTATAAGCCTGTACAACAAGTTACTATCGACAGAAGGGAAAGATAAGGCCAAGCTAAGTGAAGCTTCTATTTCTACTCTCTCGTTACCCTTTTCTAACATTTTTGCTGTTTCTAATGTACTTACTTACTCGCAAGTAGGTAACAACTCATCTGCAAATCCCCTATTTGGAGCGTTTAAACAATAATGGTTTCAACTGGTTAATACAGGTTTCGCTTCCATCCACCTTCTGCTTCGAAAAGCTTACCCACTTCCTTCGCTAccttgagaagatggcggtCGCGATATCTCGGAGCCACAAGCGAAACACCTATCGGCATGCCAGAGTGTCCCTGAAAGCCCGGGATGTTTACCACCGGTGTATGCAACGCGGACCAGCCAACGCAAAACGCCGAGTCGCCCGTGAACTCGAGCCCTACTGGAGCTTCGTCGACAACACTAGGAGTCAAAATAGCAGTATATTTGCCagcaatctcatcaatcttggGCCGCAACGCAGCGATACCATCAAAGGCCTTCAGCTGCTCACGGCGGTCGTACCCAGCTTTTCGCTCTACATAGCCGGCCAGCTGCGGTGAAAGCTGGTCCTTGGCAGTGCGATGTTCGGGAAGGAAAAAGGTCTCCCCTTCGGTCTGGAGGACAACGTTGTGCCAACGAGGCAGATTGTCAAACTCAGTCGGCAGATCGACTTCCTCTACTTCGGCACCATGAGCACGAAGGATTTCGACAGCGCGGGCAATCGCATTGCGAGTGCCTTCCCCTGCGATTGGCCAGACAACCGTCTTGCATAGAGCAAAGCGCGCGCctttgatgccgtcaaaGTCACTAGGCTCGTCGTCACGCAGTGCGAACGCATCAGCGACGAGGTCCAGGTCATCAACGCCACGGGCGAAAATGCCAATGGTGTCCAACATTAGCGAGGAAATCTTCAGACCTTCGCGGGAAACGGCGTTCCAGGTGGGCTTGATTGAATAAACGCCGTTGAAAGAGCCGGGGCGGATGGTGGACCCGCCGGTCTGGGTGCCGAGCGCGACCGGGGCTTGCAAGTCTCCAACGGCGGCTCCAGAgccggaggaggagccgcCCGGGGTGCGGGACGGGTTGTGCGGGTTGCGTGTCGAGGCCGGTCCGGTATACGAGGCAGCGAACTCAGCCGTTGTAGTTTTGCCTGAGTTTGGACATGTCAACGAGGTTGTGGCTAAAGGaaagggaggagggaggagtTTGAAAACTaaccaagaaacaaaacgCCAGcgtggcggaggaggataATAGATGCTGCGTCGAGCTTCGGAAAGTCGCCCTTGTAAATCGGCGAATTGTGAGCTGTCGGCATATCTAGACACACCCTACCCTTAGCTCTGCCAACACACACCTCCACAGGCCAGATGCAACACGGTACTACATACCCTTTGTATAAATGACATCCTTGACGGCAACGGGCATTCCATGAAGGGGACCTCTGTCTTGCATCGGCACTTTATCCAGAGCCCTCGCCTGCTGGAGGACGTAATCCCTATCGAGGTACGCCCAAGCTCCGACGTCGGCATCACGCACGTCTATGCGCCGCAGCAATGAGCGTGCATAACCCTCAATCGTCAGCTCACCAGCACGAATTCTGGCGAGAGCTTGGGTTGCCGTAAGCAAGTATGCGTCGTCGCTGCCCATATTGCCTCGCAAAGCCTTCCTGATCCTCCTGGGAAGAAATGAAAGTAAACAATCCAGCTTGACTGTTGGTAAGCGCACGAGGGCGTCTTCTCTAATAAAGATGTCTAGACGTCTTGGTCAGCTAATTACAGCCTACCAATCGGCCAATCAAGTATGCCTGTCAACTGTACCTTGACAGGCGGCTGCCGAGGCCTGGTTTTGTCTTGACAGCGGCTATTATTGGCTGACCTCGAACAGGTTTCGCCTGATGAGGCAatatgaaaaagaagagccagaAAAGACAAGCCGAAGTTTTGTCTGAGATGAAGCAAGATTCCAAAGAATCTAAACAGAATAAAGAGCACACGAGTCCTCGTCCTTTGTAAGCAGCCAAAGAGACTCGCCTTGGGATGATCCAC
Above is a genomic segment from Trichoderma breve strain T069 chromosome 6, whole genome shotgun sequence containing:
- a CDS encoding amidase domain-containing protein, which translates into the protein MGSDDAYLLTATQALARIRAGELTIEGYARSLLRRIDVRDADVGAWAYLDRDYVLQQARALDKVPMQDRGPLHGMPVAVKDVIYTKDMPTAHNSPIYKGDFPKLDAASIILLRHAGVLFLGKTTTAEFAASYTGPASTRNPHNPSRTPGGSSSGSGAAVGDLQAPVALGTQTGGSTIRPGSFNGVYSIKPTWNAVSREGLKISSLMLDTIGIFARGVDDLDLVADAFALRDDEPSDFDGIKGARFALCKTVVWPIAGEGTRNAIARAVEILRAHGAEVEEVDLPTEFDNLPRWHNVVLQTEGETFFLPEHRTAKDQLSPQLAGYVERKAGYDRREQLKAFDGIAALRPKIDEIAGKYTAILTPSVVDEAPVGLEFTGDSAFCVGWSALHTPVVNIPGFQGHSGMPIGVSLVAPRYRDRHLLKVAKEVGKLFEAEGGWKRNLY